A single Lolium perenne isolate Kyuss_39 chromosome 6, Kyuss_2.0, whole genome shotgun sequence DNA region contains:
- the LOC127309294 gene encoding auxin-induced protein 10A5-like: MQGEEKKGKVKKGWLAVMVDEDQRRFVIPIAYLYHPLFRRLLEAARDTYGYHSSGPLRLPCSVDEFPRLRALVERDTHSYSSSHLVHMAPCTRAKVTSWSMIGCEHDDGEHQRACAGLRSSADTDTCVYHVERIG, from the coding sequence ATGCAGGGTGAGGAgaagaaggggaaggtgaagaaggggTGGCTGGCGGTGATGGTCGACGAGGACCAGCGGCGGTTCGTCATCCCCATCGCCTACCTCTACCACCCGCTCTTCCGCCGGCTGCTGGAGGCAGCGCGGGACACCTACGGCTACCACTCGTCCGGTCCCCTGCGCCTCCCTTGCTCCGTCGACGAGTTCCCCCGCCTGCGCGCGCTCGTCGAGCGGGACACGCACTCGTACTCGTCGTCGCACCTCGTGCACATGGCCCCGTGCACCCGCGCTAAGGTCACGTCGTGGTCGATGATCGGCTGTGAGCACGACGATGGTGAGCACCAGAGAGCGTGCGCTGGACTACGCTCATCTGCCGATACGGATACATGCGTGTACCATGTAGAGAGGATAGGGTAG